The genomic segment GAAGTGATCAGACACTCTGACTGATATAATGATCACCAACCCTACCCCCGTGTCCTGAATTTGTGGAGAAGCCTCTGACAGCACTGAAATCCAGCTGCAGTGGGAAGGCACACTGGTGGTCTCTACTGTGGTCACGTCCTCCCTCCCCCAACATCCAAAGCCCAATATATCCATTGAGTAAGCACTCTCTTGTGAATTGCAAGGCTTTTTATTGCTGGAATCCTTTAATAGACACCTGGATGTGGCAGGTTGCTGACATGACTTAGGGATCAGGCAAGAAGCTTCCTTGGGTTCCTGGCAGGGACAGTTCCATCAGCAGAGAGAACTTGAGTATACCTTATTCTGTAAAAGAAGGTACAGAAGCCTGGTGAGGCCTTGGGTGGACATGGCAGTTAACTGCACTGAACTCAGGGGCCTGGTGGCTTGTTTAGAGGGAGGCCTCTGGATATGAGCAAGTAAGGGTAGCTACATTGCAGTGAGGCTTCCTCCAATGGAACAGAGGTTGTGGGGTCTCCCTGCAGGGCTGAGGGCAGTCTTCTGCGATAGAAAGGGGAACATTGCTGAGGACCATCTGACAGGGCTCTGGAGTGATTCCTGGAAGTCTTCAGGGGTGAGTTGATCCCAGTCTGCTTCTTCCCTCTGGCCCTTGGTGACTTAGAGCTGAAATAGCTGCTTGTCCCACCACCTCTAGGGCAGCAGAGAAAGGATTCACCCTGATCCTCGACTCTGGGCATCCCAGGCctgaggagggcaggagggcagcTTTTGGAACAGCCTCCTCTTAGGGCATGTGTGGCATAATGGCCCTCTggcattcaggaaacaaagacaaATGTGGCGTTTAGGTGAGATGGAGTAGGGACTTGAAGCACCTGATGTTTGGAGAGAGGAAGGACTCAATGGGAATGGACTGCGGCAGATTCAGTTTTCTCTGCTGGAGAGGCTGGAGTCAGGGAGGCTAGTGCTGAGGGCCTAACTCCAAAGATAGGTGGCGTCCCAGAGTCAGGAgggcctggagggtcccaggcctGTGACCAGGCAGAGCTGAGCAGTCAGGGCCAGCTCAAGAGCTCCAGACTGGATTGAGTCTTCCTGCATGATCCTTTCCCACACTGTGGTTGTTGGCCACACCCTCTACCTCCTCATTTATGAGGTTCTTTCTGCTTCCAGTTCCCCAGGGAAGGGCCAGGGTGGAGAGGAAATGATCTCCCCCACTTACCAGTGCCCTGAGCAGACCCCTGACACAtccctctccacccaccccccccaccccccgccatagGCCCCACAGGCACATTCACAGACAGCCTGACCCACCAGAGCACTGAGAGCATCCTGCTTATCCTTCGCTGTCAACCTCTCGTCAACACAGCTCTTCAGGGTATCGGCGGTTTCCAGTACATCAGGGTTTTGGTTATACTTTTCAACTTGTTCAATATAGGCCTCATGGCTTCCTGATATGAACAGGTCAACAATGTCCCTCAAGGCTGGGCAGATGTCATCACACTCTGAAACAGAAGGATATGGGGACACTTCCTGTAAAGCACTCATCAGAACACCCTATTCCCTTCCTGCTCCCGACATGCTCAGTGCTGCCCTGGGAAGGTGTCGGAACCCTTGGGGAGCCCAGGTCGCAGCCACTCACTTCCGCCCGCGATGAGGAGCAAGGCAGCGCAGAGCAGCAGGAGAGCTCCAGCCCGCGTCATGGTGCCGGTGGCAGGTGCTCCCTACTCACCTGGAGCCCTTTTATGCCTGTGCTTGTCCTCATCCCAGGGGACTGTGTCGCATGCTTCCTTTTCTCAGGAGATTCTGCCAGGCCACAGTGTGAGAGTGCCTGGGGCTGCACAGGAGAAGCTGTGTGTGTTGGCAAGATGCTAGTCCTTGAGTCCACAGAGGGCACTGGCTCAGCCTCCTCCCTGCTGGAGGGCTCTGTGGGAGGGGCAGCTGACTCAGGAAGCTTAACAACTGAAAATCCCCAGGTTGACCAAAAAGGGCAAAAGTGCTCCCAAATCATGCCTCCTGAATGCTGGCCTGTGACAGTCTGTCAGAACAACTGTGACCTTGAAGAGAGGCTGTTGTGGACCTTATGGGTCCTCACAAAGCTCAGTGCTTAGCAAATGGTCTCACAGGGAGTAAATTCCAGGCAAAGCCCCGAGCCCCTTGTCAGGCTCTCTGGTGACTCCTACCCTGCTGCTGTCACCATGTCCTTGATCTTGTCAGTGGCCTTTGTTGGGCCACTTCCCTGAATAAGTATCTGGAACCTGGAAAGCTTTTCTATGTGCTGGCCCAGAAATTTCTAGTTTTCTCTTGACCAGTCCTGCCAACTGGTGGCTTTGATAGAACATCATTGTATACAGGATTATCCTtcacaatgtctt from the Capra hircus breed San Clemente chromosome 18, ASM170441v1, whole genome shotgun sequence genome contains:
- the LOC106503120 gene encoding major allergen I polypeptide chain 1 gives rise to the protein MTRAGALLLLCAALLLIAGGKCDDICPALRDIVDLFISGSHEAYIEQVEKYNQNPDVLETADTLKSCVDERLTAKDKQDALSALNKVYSSSLC